The following proteins are co-located in the Pseudomonas antarctica genome:
- a CDS encoding Y-family DNA polymerase, which yields MRWVCIVFPQLALDGVQRVHPEPDQPLALLAGTPQRRVLQTVNDAARALGLRPGQSLTAAHALAKTFASAEYDPAEIERWQQFLAAWAYRFSSQVSVYYPRALLFEIESSLGLFGPWPQLEARLRQELTELGFRHRIVAAPNPAAARVLANSYDGLAVADDHALMQALAPLPIDRAGLDPQAATALSRMGLRTLAQVQALPRHTLARRFDADLLKHLDALSGQRPLALAFYQPPDRFDVRIELNFDVQSHQALLFPLRRLTGDLSAFLCGRDSGVQRFDLHLEHAQAPDSVIKVGLLSAEREPAMLFELARGRLEQVQVTAPVRGFRLVAQDLPVFVPQRQDLFDDRPQQTLPWAQLRERLRARLGDEAVQGLRFHADHRPECAWQAAADNRACPTLNKVQRPGWLLHEPTLLAEHGVQILMGPERIESGWWDGADIRRDYYLIQTRAGQQGWAYRTVGQSDGLWLQGWFA from the coding sequence ATGCGCTGGGTGTGTATTGTCTTCCCGCAATTGGCGCTGGACGGGGTGCAGCGTGTGCATCCCGAACCCGACCAACCGCTGGCGCTGCTGGCCGGTACGCCGCAGCGCCGTGTGCTGCAAACCGTCAATGACGCCGCGCGCGCCTTGGGTTTACGCCCCGGCCAATCCCTGACGGCGGCGCATGCCCTGGCCAAGACCTTTGCCAGCGCCGAATACGATCCCGCAGAGATCGAGCGTTGGCAGCAGTTTCTCGCCGCCTGGGCCTACCGTTTCAGTTCCCAGGTCAGCGTGTATTACCCGCGTGCCTTGTTGTTCGAGATCGAATCGAGCCTTGGGCTGTTCGGGCCGTGGCCGCAGCTCGAGGCGCGTTTGCGCCAGGAGCTGACCGAGCTGGGGTTTCGCCACCGTATCGTTGCCGCCCCCAACCCGGCGGCGGCGCGGGTGCTGGCGAATAGTTACGATGGCCTGGCCGTGGCCGATGATCACGCCTTGATGCAGGCGTTGGCGCCACTGCCCATCGACCGCGCCGGTCTCGACCCGCAGGCTGCCACGGCCTTGTCGCGCATGGGCCTGCGTACGTTGGCCCAGGTGCAGGCGTTGCCCCGGCATACCCTGGCACGGCGCTTTGACGCCGATTTGCTCAAGCACCTGGATGCGCTGAGCGGGCAGCGGCCGTTGGCCCTGGCGTTCTATCAGCCGCCGGACCGCTTCGATGTGCGCATCGAGTTGAATTTCGACGTGCAGTCCCACCAGGCGCTGCTGTTCCCCTTGCGTCGTTTAACTGGCGACCTGTCCGCCTTCCTGTGTGGGCGCGACAGTGGCGTGCAGCGTTTCGACCTGCATTTGGAACACGCCCAGGCGCCCGACAGCGTGATCAAGGTCGGCCTGCTCAGCGCCGAACGTGAGCCGGCGATGCTGTTTGAGCTGGCCCGAGGGCGCCTTGAGCAGGTGCAAGTCACCGCGCCGGTACGCGGCTTTCGCTTGGTGGCCCAGGACTTGCCGGTGTTTGTGCCGCAACGCCAGGACCTGTTCGACGATCGTCCGCAACAGACCTTGCCCTGGGCGCAACTGCGCGAACGCCTGCGTGCGCGTCTGGGCGATGAGGCGGTGCAAGGCCTGCGTTTTCACGCCGACCACCGCCCCGAATGCGCCTGGCAAGCGGCCGCCGACAACCGCGCGTGCCCGACCTTGAACAAGGTGCAACGCCCCGGTTGGTTGCTGCATGAACCGACCTTGCTGGCCGAGCACGGTGTACAGATTTTGATGGGCCCGGAACGCATCGAATCCGGCTGGTGGGATGGCGCCGATATCCGCCGCGACTATTACCTGATCCAGACCCGCGCCGGCCAGCAAGGCTGGGCCTATCGCACCGTGGGGCAAAGCGATGGGCTGTGGCTGCAAGGCTGGTTTGCATGA